The following are encoded in a window of Drosophila simulans strain w501 chromosome 3L, Prin_Dsim_3.1, whole genome shotgun sequence genomic DNA:
- the LOC6737877 gene encoding facilitated trehalose transporter Tret1 isoform X2: MVHTSTSNNSKKWPQYVAALAAAGGAFAAGTVLGWTSPAETEIVDRGEGYDFTVDKDQFSWVGSAMTLGAACVCIPIGFLINMIGRKWTMLFLVLPFILGWALLIWAVNVGMLYTSRFILGIAGGAFCVTAPMYTGEIAQKEIRGTLGSYFQLMITIGILFVYAVGAGVNIFWLSIICGILPLIFGAVFFFMPESPTYLVSKDRSENAIKSIQWLRGKEYDYEPELAELRETDRETKANKVNVWAALNRPVTRKALAISMGLMFFQQVCGINAVIFYASRIFLEANTGIEAEWASILIGIMQVVATFVSTLVVDKLGRRILLLASGISMAVSTTAIGVYFYLQKQDPAQVVSLGWLPVASLCLFIIMFSIGYGPVPWLMMGELFATDIKGFAGSLAGTSNWLLAFVVTKTFVNLNDGLGIGGTFWLFAGLTVLGVIFVFFAVPETKGKSLNEIQQELAGNRSTPQAIPAEK, from the exons ATGGTGCACACATCGACTTCGAATAACTCCAAGAAGTGGCCACAATATGTGGCCGCATTGGCCGCAGCTGGTGGCGCTTTCGCCGCCGGTACCGTCCTGGGTTGGACATCGCCGGCCGAAACGGAGATCGTGGACCGCGGCGAAGGATACGACTTCACTGTCGACAAGGATCAGTTTTCGTGGGTGGGATCGGCCATGACCCTGGGTGCCGCCTGTGTGTGCATTCCCATTGGCTTCCTGATCAACATGATTGGCCGAAAGTGGACCATGCTGTTTCTGGTGCTGCCCTTCATCCTCGGTTGGGCCTTGCTCATCTGGGCGGTCAATGTGGGTATGCTGTATACCTCGCGTTTCATCCTCGGTATCGCCGGTGGAGCTTTCTGTGTGACGGCTCCCATGTACACGGGTGAGATTGCCCAAAAGGAGATTCGCGGAACGCTGGGCAGCTACTTCCAGCTGATGATAACCATTGGTATCCTGTTCGTCTATGCCGTCGGAGCTGGTGTGAACATATTCTGGTTGAGCATCATTTGCGGCATTCTGCCCCTCATCTTTGGCGCCGTCTTCTTCTTCATGCCGGAATCGCCCACCTATTTG GTTTCCAAAGATCGGTCGGAGAACGCCATCAAGTCCATTCAATGGCTGCGTGGCAAGGAATACGATTACGAGCCAGAGCTGGCGGAGCTGCGTGAAACCGACCGGGAAACCAAGGCCAACAAGGTCAACGTGTGGGCTGCTCTGAACCGTCCCGTCACCCGGAAGGCTTTGGCCATCAGCATGGGTCTTATGTTCTTCCAGCAGGTCTGCGGAATCAACGCTGTTATTTTCTACGCTTCGAGGATCTTTTTG GAAGCCAACACTGGCATCGAGGCTGAGTGGGCATCGATCCTGATCGGTATCATGCAGGTGGTGGCCACCTTCGTCTCCACCCTGGTTGTGGACAAGCTGGGCCGTCGCATCCTTCTGTTGGCCTCAGGAATTTCCATGGCCGTTTCCACCACCGCCATCGGAGTGTACTTCTACCTCCAGAAACAGGACCCGGCACAAGTGGTGAGTCTGGGCTGGCTCCCAGTGGCCAGTCTGTGCCTGTTCATCATCATGTTCTCGATCGGCTATGGACCGGTGCCATGGCTGATGATGGGAGAGCTCTTCGCCACCGATATCAAAGGATTCGCTGGATCGCTGGCCGGAACATCTAACTGGCTTTTGGCCTTCGTGGTGACCAAGACGTTTGTGAACTTGAACGATGGCCTGGGAATTGGCGGAACCTTCTGGCTATTCGCTGGTCTGACTGTTCTGGGTGTGATATTCGTTTTCTTCGCGGTTCCGGAAACCAAGGGCAAGAGTCTTAACGAGATTCAGCAGGAGCTGGCTGGCAACCGGTCGACTCCACAAGCTATTCCCGCGGAAAAGTAA